In Sphaerisporangium krabiense, the DNA window CCCACCTCGCCCTGGACGGCACGATCACCGTCGGCCAGCTCGTCGCGTTCTACGGGTACGCGCTGTTCCTGGTCGGCCCGCTGCGCACGCTCACCGAAATGGCCGACAAGCTCACCAAGGGCCACGTCGCCGCCCGCAGGGTCGTGCGCATCCTCTCCCTGAACCCGGAGATCACCGGCAACGCCACGGCCACCGGCACGCCCGGCGGCGACCTCGTCGACCCGTCCTCCGGCGTCACCGTGCCGCACGGCCGGTTCACGGCGCTGGTGAGCGCGGTGCCCGAGGACGCCATCGCCGTCGCCGACCGGCTCGGCCTGTACGCCGCCGCCGACGTCACCTTCGGCGGTGTCCCGCTGGCCGACCTTCCGCTGGAGGAGGTGCGGCGCCGGATCCTCGTCGCCGACAACGGCGCCAGGCTCTTCAGCGGGCCGCTGCGCGACCAGCTCGACGTCACCGGCACGGCCTCCGACGACGACCTGCGGCGCGCGCTGCACACCGCCGGCGCCGAGGACATCGTCGCGGCCCTGCCCGACGGCCTCGACGCCCACGTCGCCGAGGCCGGCCGCGAGTTCTCCGGAGGCCAGCAGCAGCGGCTGCGGCTCGCCCGCGCCCTGGTCGCCGACCCCGAGGTGCTGATCCTCGTCGAGCCCACCAGCGCCGTGGACGCCCACACCGAGGCGCGGATCGCCGACCGCCTCGGCCAGGCCAGGGCCGGGCGCACGACGCTCGTCTGCACCACCAGCCCCCTGGTCCTGGACCACGCCGACCACGTGATCTTCATGGAGGACGGCGTGGCGCGCGCCGAGGGCTCCCACCGCCACCTGCTCGCCACCCGCCGCGACTACGCCGCGACCGTGACCCGCTCGGAGTGATCATCGTGCTGACCGTAAGAACCCGTAGGAAACGGATGAACGGCGAACGGCCGTGAGCGCCGGCCGGACCATCCTGCCCGTCGCCGACCGCAGACAGGTGCGCGCCTACGCGCGGCGGCTCACCCTGAAGTACCCCGGCCGCCTCGCCCTGGCCCTCGGCCTGCACGCGCTGGCCGCCGTCTCCGGCCTGGTCGCGCCCCGCCTGCTCGGCGAACTGGTCGAGAGCGTGCGGCTCGGCACGGGCGCCGGGGTCGACACCGTCGCCCTCACGATCGCCGGGTTCGTCGTCGCGCAGGCCGTGCTGATCAGGTACGCCGTGTACGCCTCCGCGATCCTCGGCGAGAAGGTCCTGGCCGAGCTGCGGGAGGACTTCGTCGACCGCGTGCTCGCCCTGCCCCTGTCCACCGTCGAGCGCGCCGGGTCCGGCGACCTCGTCACCCGCACCTCGCGCGACGTCGACGCGCTCACCCGCACCGTCCGCCACGCCGTGCCCGAGACGTTGATCGCCCTGGTGGCGGGCGCGTTCGTGCTGGGCGCGCTGGCTCTGGCCGGCCCGTTGCTGGTGCTGCCCTCCCTCATCGCCGTCCCCCTGCTGTGGGTCGCCACCCGGTGGTACCTCAAGCGCGCCCGGGACGGCTACCTCCGCGAGAACGCCGCGTACGCCGAGATGACCGAAGGGCTCGGCGAGACCGTCGAAGGGGCGCGCACCGTCGAGGCGTTCGGCCTGCAGCACCGCCGGCACACGCGCACCGACGGCGACATCGCCCGCTCCTGGGCCGCCGAGCGGTACACGCTGGGCCTGCGTACGGCGTGGTTCCCGGCCGTGGAGATGGGCTACGTCATCCCCGTCGCGATGACCGTGCTGATCGGCGGCCTGTTCTACATCAACGGCCACGCCTCCCTGGCCGCCGTCACCGCGGCCACCCTCTACGCGCAGCAGCTCGTCGACCCGCTCGACCGTCTGCTGTCCTGGGTGGACGAGTTGCAGGTCGGCGCGGCGTCCATGGCCCGGCTGCTCGGCGTGGCCAACGTGCCCGACGACCGCAGCGCGGGCACCGGGCGCCCGAAGGGTGAAGAGATGGTCGCCGACGAGGTCCGCTACGCCTACCGGGACGGCCACGACGTGCTGCACGGCGTGTCACTGCGGGTCGCGCCGGGGGAGCGGCTGGCGATGGTCGGGCCCTCGGGCGCGGGCAAGTCGACGCTCGGGCGGCTGCTGGCCGGCATCCACGGCCCGCGGACCGGCGCCGTGACCGTCGGGGACGTCCCGCTCGTCGAACTGCCCCTGGACGAACTGCGCGGCCACGTCGCGCTCGTCACCCAGGAGCACCACGTGTTCCGGGGCACGCTGCGCGAGAACGTGCTGATCGGCCGGCCGGACGCCGGGGACAGCGAGGTCAAGGAGTCGCTCGCGGCCGTCGACGCCTGGGAGTGGGCCGAGGCGCTGCCCGACGGCCTGGAGACCGTCGTCGGCTCCGGCGGCGTCGCCCTGTCACCCGCGCAGGCCCAGCAGATCGCGCTGGCCCGGCTGGTGCTGGCCGACCCGCACACCCTCGTGCTCGACGAGGCCACCTCGCTGCTCGACCCGCGTGCCGCACGCCACCTGGAGCGCTCGCTCGCGGCCGTCCTGCACGGGCGCACGGTGATCGCCATCGCACACCGTCTCTACACCGCCCACGACGCCGACCGCGTCGCCGTCATCGAGGACGGCCGCATCAGCGAACTCGGCTCCCACGACGAACTCGTCGCCGCCGCCGGCCCCTACGCCGCCCTCTGGCAAACCTGGCACGGCACCCCCCACAACCCCTGACCCGAGGAAAGATTCCTGCCGGCTCGGGCCGCTCCCTCCCACCCGTGCCACGCCGCCAAGGCCGCCCCTTCCCGCTTCTTTCCGCGCGGAAGGGAGGCGAGGTTTGCTGGTCGGGGTTATGTGAGCCCACCCGTGCGGCCTCGTCGTGGTGGCTCACCGCGATCCCACCCCAGAAGTACGGGCCTACGGCGGCGGGAACGACACTCCCGGCCTTCGGCGGCAGGAGCGGCATTCGCGGCCTACGGCGGTAGGAACAGCGCTTCCCCGGCCCGCGGGCTCGCGGGAGCAGTGCTGCTCGGCCTGCGGCAGGAACTGTGCTCTTGGCCTGCGCCGAGGCCGACTCTTTCCGCTTGATCTGCGCGGGAGGAAGGAGGGGTTTGTCGGTTGGGGGTGTGTGAGCCCACCCGTGCGGCCTCGTCGTGGTCGCTCACCGCGATCCCACCCCAGAGGTGCCGGCCTTCGGCGGCAGGAACGACACCCCCGGCCTGCGGCAGGAACGACACTCCCGGCCTACGGCGGGAGGAACGACACTTCTGCCTGCGGCAAGGGCAACTGTGCTCGCGGCCTGTGGCGGAGGTAAGGCCGACTCTTCCAGCTTCATTCTGCGCGGAAGAGAAGATTGCCGGCTGGGGTGTGTGTTCCCACCCGTACCGCGCCGTCGTGGTGGCTCACCGCGATCCCACCCCAGAACTAGCTGGCCTACGGCGACAAGAACGGCAACCCCCGCCCTACGGCGATGAGAACCACAGGCCCCGCCCTGCAGCGATAAGAACCACCGCCCGGCCTGTGGCGACAAGAACCACAGGCCCTGCCCTACGGCGATGAGAACCACAGGCCCCGCCCTGCAGCGATAAGAACCACCGCCCCGGCCTGTGGCGATGAGAACCACAGGCCCTGCCCTACGGCGATGAGAACCACGGCCCCCGCCTTACGGCGATGAGAACCACGGCCCCCGCCTTACGGCGATAAGAACCACGGCCCCGGCCTACGGCGACTAGAACGACAGCCCCGGGCCTGCGGCGGAACCACAGTCCCGCCCTCCGGCAGAAGGAACCCTGCCCCGCCCGGCCAGGCGCGGCAGGGTGGGGCGGTGGCGGTCCGGGGTGTTCGCCGTCCCGGACCGCGACGTCGTTAAGGGATCAAGAGGGTCAGGGAGCCAGGGACTTGCGGAGGAAGTCGATTTGCAGAAGGAGGAGGTTTTCGGCGACGACCTCCTGCGGAGTCATGTGGGTGACGCCGGAGAGGGGGAGCACGGTGTGCGGGCGGCCGGCGGCGACCAGGGCGGAGGACAAGCGGAGGGTGTGGGCGGCTACCACGTTGTCGTCGGCGAGGCCGTGGATGAGGAGTAGGGGGCGTTCGAGTTTCTCGGCGTCGGCCATCAGGGATGAGCGGTCGTACACCTCGGGGAGGTCGCGGGGGTGGCCCAGGTAGCGCTCGGTGTAGCCGGTGTCGTAGAGGCGCCAGTCGGTGACGGGGGCTCCGGCGATGGCGGCGTGGAAGACGTCGGGGCGGCGCAGGACGGCCAGGGCGGCCAGGAAGCCGCCGAAGGACCAACCCTTGATGGCCACCCGGGAGGTGTCGATGTCGTCGGGATAGATCTGGGCGACGGCCTTCAGGGCGTCGACCTGGTCGTCCAGGGCGGGGGTCGCGAGGTCGTGCAGGACCTCGCGTTCGAAGGCGGGGCCGCGGCCGGGGGTGCCGCGGCCGTCGGAGATGATCACGGCGAAGCCCTGGTCGGCGAACCACTGGGGCTCCAGGAACAGGCGGCCGGCGGCCAGGACCCGCTGGGCGTGCGGGCCGCCGTAGGGGTCCATGAGGACGGGGAGGCGGCGCGAGCCGGGGACGTGGTCGCTGGGGAACAGGACGGCGGTACGGAGCGCGCGCTCGCCGGCGCTGAGCAGCGACACCCGGGGCTCCAGCTTGGGGCGTTCGGCCACGGAGGCGATGGACAGCCGCCGAGCGCCCGCGCGGACCTGGACGGTGGTGGCCGGCGAGGCGAGGGTCTGGCTCGCGATGAGGAGGGTGCCGCCGGCGAGCTGCCCGGAATGGACGCCCGCCTCCTCGGTGAGCGGGGAGAGCACCCCGGCCGACCACGACCACAGGTGGATCTCGGTGGGCTCGGCGCCGGCCCGGAACAGCACCGTGTCGCCCTCCACGCCGACGACGTCACGGACCTGCAGCCGAGGCGGGGTGACGGGCGCGTCGCCGATGACGAGCCGCCGCCCGTCCTCGGAATCGGCCACCGATACCAGGGTGCCGTCGGACAGGCGGGCGGGGACGCCGCCGACGACCTCGACCCAGGCGGGGTCGGTGGTCTCGCGCAGTAGATGGGTCTCGCCGGTGGCCGGGTCGACGGCGTAGACGCGCTGGGCCTTCTGGTCGCGGGGCATCGTGACGATCACCGGGCCTTGCGGGCCCCAGCTCGCCGTGACCAGGTACTCGTCGTCGAACGGCACCTCGACGCGCGAGCCGTCGAGCCCGAGGATCACCAGGGAGACCACGGCGTTGGCCGTCCCGGCGGCGGGATAGCCCACCGAGGCGGGCGGGCGCGCGGGGTTGGCCGGGTCGGCGATGTGCCACCGCTGGACGGGGGACTCGTCGGCACGCTCGACGAGCAGCGCCGTGCCGTCGGGCGACCACCAGAAGCCGCGGTGGCGGTCGAGCTCTTCGGCGGCGATGAACTCGGCCAGGCCGTACGTCACGCCGGGGGCCTCGGGGGAGGCGAGCGCGCGGTCGGCGCCGCCGGCGATCTGCTGCACACGCAGGGCGCCGCCGCTGACGTAGGCGACGTGGGCGCCGTCGGGGGACAGGCGGGGGTCGATCACCGGGCCGGGGGCGTCGAGGGCGCGCACCGCGCCGGTGGCCAGCTCCACCAGGTAGAGGCCGCCGGAGAGCGCGAAGACGGCGGAGGCGAGCGCGGAGTCGGCGGCGTAGGCGACCACGCCGCCGGCCTGCTCGCGGGCGCGCTCGCGGCGGGCGCGCTCCTCGGCGGGCAGGTCTTCGTCGGCGGCGCCGAGCCCGGCCGGGTCGACGACCAGGCGCTCGGCGCCGGAGGGAATGTCGAGCTCCCACAGGCACGTGACCGGATCGGTGCCTGAGCGGCTGCGCAGGAATGCGACGCGGCCGCCGTCAGGGGCGATCGTGAAGCCGCGGGGAACACCGAGGGTGAACCGGCGGGTCCTTGCGAAAAGGCGCGGGAAGCTCTCACTCATGGCCCTCATCCTGCCAGGCCGGACGGAAACCGAGATGACCCGTTCTTGGGGCTGTGGATAACCTCGAACCCATGACTGACCGGCGTTTGCTGTTCGTACATGCTCACCCCGACGATGAGAGCAGTGGCACGGGGGCCACTATGGCGAAATATGCCGCCGAAGGCGCTCAGGTCACGCTCGTGACCTGCACTTTGGGGGAAGAAGGCGAGATCGTGGTGCCCGATCTGGCACACCTCGCGGCCGACCGCGAGGACCGCCTCGGAGAGCACCGCATAGGCGAGCTGGAGGCCGCCTGCAAGGCGCTCGGCGTGGTGGACCACCGCTTCCTCGGCGGCCCCGGCCGCTGGCGCGACTCCGGCATGATGGACACCCCCTCCAACGAGAACCCGCGCTGCCTCTGGCGCGCCGACCTGGACGAGGCGGCGGGTGAGCTCGTCAAGATCATCCGCGAGGTCCGCCCGCAGGTGCTGGTCACCTACGACGAGAACGGCTTCTACGGCCATCCCGACCACATCCAGGCGTACCGCGTGTCCTGGCGGGCCTTCGAGCTCGCCGCCGACCCCTCCTTCGGCGAGGGCGAGCCCTGGAAGATCGCCAAGTTCTACTTCACCACCATGCCGAAGTCCTCGCTGCGGCACCTCGCCGACGTCATGCGGGAGGCGGGCGTCGAAGGGTTCCCCGAGAACGTCGAGGACCTGCCGTTCGGCGCCCCCGACCAGGCCGTCACGACCGAGATCGACGCCAGGCCGCACGCCCCGGCCAAGCTGGACGCCCTGCGCGCCCACCGCTCGCAGGTGAACCTCGACGACCCGTGGTTCAAGATCGCCGAGCGCAGGGGTGAGGACGCCATGGGCGTCGAGTACTACATCCTGGCCGCGGGCGAGCGCGGACCCGGCGCCGGACGGGGCGTCCCCGCCGAGGCCGGGGGCATCGGCGAGCCCTACGACCGTGAGGACGACCTGTTCGCGGGCATCGGCTAGCCTTGCGAACCATGGAGGAAGAGCAGGTCACGAAGGCGCCCCGGCGGCCGCGCGTGCCGTCCGCGGTCGTGGACGGCGTCGCGTACGGCCTGCTCTTCCTGTTCGGCGTCGCGTTCGGCGTCGTGTCGGGCCTGGAGCACGCCTGGCCCGTCGCCGGCGTGTTCGCGCCGGTCCCGATCCTCCTGTCGGTGGTGCTGTTCGTGCTGCTGTACGGCTTCGGGCGGCTCATGGGCTCCCGGGTGGGCGCGTTCGTGCCCGGCCTCGGCTGGATGTTCGTGGTGATGGTCTTCTCGCTGCCGCGCCGGGAGGGCGACCTGCTGATCGCGGGCAACGTCCCGGGTTACTCCTACCTGGCCTGCGGGGCCATCGCGGTGGTGGCCGCCGTGCTGCTCATTCCGTCGTCGGGCTCGTGGCTGCTGCGCGAGAGACCGTACGGCAAGACCAGGCGCATGAATATATCGGGTGAAATGTCCGCATAGGCTGGCCGCGTGCACCAGTCAGCCGCCGAACACCCCGAGGACGCCGAGGGAAACGCGGGCGACGCCGCCCGCACGCCGTCCCCCCTGGACGAAGTCACGTTCCGCAAGGTCGTGGGCCGCTTCCCGACCGGCGTGACCATCGTCACCACCCTGTCCGGCGGCGTGGACCACGCGATGACGGTGAGCTCCTTCGCCTCGCTCTCGCTGGATCCGCTGCTCGTGCTGATCTGCGTCGAGAAGATCGCGCGCTTCCACGACGCGGTGCTGGACGCGGGCGTCTTCGGCGTCTCGATCCTGGGCGAGGACGGCGAGGAGGCGTCCCGCGCGTTCGCCCGGCGCGGGCGCACGCTGGAGGGCCAGTTCGACCGCTGGTCGCACCGCCGGGGCACGCTGGGCCTCGCGCTGTTCGACGCCGCCGTGGCCACGCTGGAGTGCCGCACCACGGCCGTACACGACGGAGGCGACCACTCGATCGTGGTCGGAGGCGTGGTGTCGGCCCGCATGTTCAGGGCCGTCCCGCCGCTCGTCTACGAGCAGGGCCGTTACCGCCGCATGGCCCCCTGACCACCCGTTTCCTCGTCTCGGGGGACAATCGAGGCATGCGACACATTCGGCTGTGAATAGGGGCCCCAGTATGCGGGGCTCCATCTGGAGAGCGGGGACGCGCGCGATAGACGCTTACGGGCGGAAGCGTGCGGCGGCCCAGGACGGAGGAGAGCGCCGCCGGGAGGTAGGACCCGGCTACGCATCCGGGAGGACGCGAGGATACCTCCCAGGGCCGAGGCATGTTTCGCGCTCACGGGGGATCATCACATCAGAGTGGTCAAAGCTTCCATTGCCACCTCATGGGACTTGACGCACCTCCCACTCGCTCATGAACAGGAGGGTCGAATGTCGCAAACCATCCGCCCTGAGACCACCCCGGCCACCCCGCCGCGCGAGCGGACCTGGCCCTCCAGCTTCAAGGACCGCCTGACCTGCCCGTTGCCGGACTTCCGCGAGGTCATCAGCGTCGCCTGGTACGGCGGCTTCCACGCGGACGCCGGGGACGCCGACCAGATCCCCGTCCTGCGCGCCGGACTGCCGCCTGTGGGCCCGCGGGACGCCGGGGTGACCTGGGTGGGCCACGCGACCTACGTGCTGCGCATCGGCGGCCTGACCGTGCTGACCGACCCCGTCTGGTCGCGCAAGATCCCCGGTGTGCGCAACCGGCTGACCCCGCCGGGCGTGGCGTGGAGCGACCTGCCACCCGTGGACGCCGTCGTGATCAGCCACAACCACTACGACCACCTGGACGCCCCGACCCTGCGCCGCCTGCCCCGGCACACGCCCATGTTCGTGCCCGCCAACCTCGGCGGGTGGTTCACGAAGAAGGGGTTCACCAACGTTACCGAGCTGGACTGGTGGGAGAGCGCCCGCATCGGCGACGTGAGCTTCGACTTCGTGCCCGCCCACCACTGGAGCCGCCGGTCGCTGTTCGACACCTGTAAGACCCTCTGGGGCGGCTGGGTGCTGACCTCCGGCGACCACCGGATCTACTTCGCCGGCGACACCGCCTACGGGGACCGCTTCAAGCTCATCGGCGCGCGCTACCCCGGCATCGACCTGGCCCTGATGCCCGTGGGCGCCTACGAGCCGCGCTGGTTCATGCACGTCTCGCACGTCGACCCCGCCGAGGCCGTCCAGGCGTGCGAGGACGTCGGGGCGCGGCGCATGGCCACCATGCACTGGGGGACGTTCGTGCTGTCGGGGGAGCCGGTGATGGCCCCGGTCCAGGAGGCGCGGGCCGCGTGGACCGCCTCGGGCCGCGACCGCGCCGACCTGTGGGACCTCGCCGTGGGCGAGACCCGGGTGCTCACCGCCTGACCCCGCCGGTCAGGCGGTCGCTCATCGCCTGACCAGGCCCCGGGCCAGGCCGTCCAGCGTCGCGGCGAGGCCGGCCAGGGTCTCGGGCACGAGGGAGTAGCAGATCGTCGTGCCCTCGCGCCGCGTGGTGACCAGCCCCGCCTCGCGCAGCACCTTGAGGTGCGCCGAGATCGTGGGCTGGCTCACCTCGAACTCGTCGGTGAAGTCGCAGGCGCAGATGTCGGGCTCGGCGGCCAGCCTGCGCACGATGCCGAGCCGCACCGGATGGGCCAGCGCCTTGAGAATTTCGATCTCCACGCCTTCATCATATCGACCGCAGGCTATATAGACTTATCTCAATATAGTTTGGAGGCGATATGGACCACATGGACCACCTCGACGAGGCCCTCGCCCGGCTCGCGCCCACAGGTCCGGAGTTCGGCGGCGGCCTGTCCAACCACGGCCCGATGGTCGCCGAGGCCCTGGTACGCCTCGGCGCCCCCGACGCCGTGCCCGGCTGGGTCACCGGCTACCTGCCGAACCTCGCCGGACCCCCGCCCGCCGGCGGCCCCGTCACCGACCCGCGCGCCGCGCTCGGCGACATGCGCAGGCTGGGCGACTGGACCGGCCACTTCGAACGCCTGCTGGCCGAGGGGCCATGGCGCGCGGTGCTGGCCGAGTGGTGGCCACGCCTGGTCCCCGGCCTCGCCGCCGGGGCCACCCACGGCGTGATCCGCACCTCGCACGCCGTCCGCGCCCTCGCCGAGGCCGACACCCCGCCCCGGCGCGCCGAACTGGCGCACGCCCTCGCCTACTGGGCCGCCGCCTACCTGGAGCTGCCCGGACGGCCCCTCACCGCCGGCGCGCGCACGCTGGAGGAGGCCGTCGCCGCGCTGCCGGTGCTACGGCTCGCGCCGACGAGCCTCATCTCCGTCCACCTGGGCAACCTCGCCGGCCTGCCGGAGTTCGCGACCGCCGTGTCCTCGCTGCGCCCGCCCGCCGACGTCCCCGCCGACCTCGTACGGCTGTCGCGGGCGTTCACGCAGGTGTTCCTCACCCGTGGCAGGCACGCGCCCATCGCGTTCGTCCACGCCGTCACCGCGCCCGTCGCCGTCTCCTCGGTGCTGCCCGAACTGCCGCCCGAAACCTGGCGCGCCACCTACGACGCCGTGTGGCAGGCGTCCGCCGCCCTGTTCAGCGGGTACGCCTACAACGGGACCGCCGAGCCGCTCCCCGAGCGCGACCCATCGGCCCCCGCCGACCTCGCCGGACGCGCGGCGGAGACCGGCGAGGAACACGCGATCAAGCTGACCGAGGCGGCGCTGCGCCAGCACGCCGTCACCGGCGACCCGGTCTTCCTGCACGCCGCCGAGCGGTACATGGACCTGCTCGGGACGCGCTGACCCGGCCTCAGGACCAGGTCTGGCCCTCAGGGGTGTCCACGACCTTCACCCCGAGGGCCGCCAGCTCGTCGCGCAGCCGGTCCGAGGCGCCCCAGTCCTTGGCCGCACGGGCCCGGGCGCGGGCGTCCAGCAGCTCGGCCGCGCCCGGCGGCAGCACGGCGACGACCGGCGGCTTGCCGATGTCCGCCGACAGGTCCAGGCCCAGCACGTGGTCCAGGTGGAGGAACGTCTCGAAGCGCGACCCCGGCGCCACCGACTCGTCGCGCTCCAGCTCGCGCACCACCCGCAGCGCGGCCGGCGTGTCGAGGTCGTCGTCGAACGCGGCCTGGGCACGGTCGGCGTACTCGCGCGCGATCGGCCGACTCGGGGC includes these proteins:
- a CDS encoding flavin reductase family protein, whose amino-acid sequence is MHQSAAEHPEDAEGNAGDAARTPSPLDEVTFRKVVGRFPTGVTIVTTLSGGVDHAMTVSSFASLSLDPLLVLICVEKIARFHDAVLDAGVFGVSILGEDGEEASRAFARRGRTLEGQFDRWSHRRGTLGLALFDAAVATLECRTTAVHDGGDHSIVVGGVVSARMFRAVPPLVYEQGRYRRMAP
- a CDS encoding ArsR/SmtB family transcription factor, which gives rise to MEIEILKALAHPVRLGIVRRLAAEPDICACDFTDEFEVSQPTISAHLKVLREAGLVTTRREGTTICYSLVPETLAGLAATLDGLARGLVRR
- a CDS encoding ABC transporter ATP-binding protein is translated as MRTLPHADPGVPDARSPFRYLWWTARGQAGPLLAGIGFAVLWWLAQALVPAALGRAIDSLTQRDTEGLVRWSAVMLVLGMTAAFGGVMRHRRAVYSYLAAAYRTVQVTARQATRLGATLPKLLSTGEVISVGNSDISHIGSALDILLRGTGSLIAIATVTVILLVTSPELGLTVLIGVPLMALAVVPLLRPLHRWQHTQRDLQGELATRASDIVAGLRVLRGIGGEQVFADRYRAQSQRVRTAGVRVASVNATLDAAQVLLPGLLIAFVTWRGAHLALDGTITVGQLVAFYGYALFLVGPLRTLTEMADKLTKGHVAARRVVRILSLNPEITGNATATGTPGGDLVDPSSGVTVPHGRFTALVSAVPEDAIAVADRLGLYAAADVTFGGVPLADLPLEEVRRRILVADNGARLFSGPLRDQLDVTGTASDDDLRRALHTAGAEDIVAALPDGLDAHVAEAGREFSGGQQQRLRLARALVADPEVLILVEPTSAVDAHTEARIADRLGQARAGRTTLVCTTSPLVLDHADHVIFMEDGVARAEGSHRHLLATRRDYAATVTRSE
- a CDS encoding ABC transporter ATP-binding protein: MSAGRTILPVADRRQVRAYARRLTLKYPGRLALALGLHALAAVSGLVAPRLLGELVESVRLGTGAGVDTVALTIAGFVVAQAVLIRYAVYASAILGEKVLAELREDFVDRVLALPLSTVERAGSGDLVTRTSRDVDALTRTVRHAVPETLIALVAGAFVLGALALAGPLLVLPSLIAVPLLWVATRWYLKRARDGYLRENAAYAEMTEGLGETVEGARTVEAFGLQHRRHTRTDGDIARSWAAERYTLGLRTAWFPAVEMGYVIPVAMTVLIGGLFYINGHASLAAVTAATLYAQQLVDPLDRLLSWVDELQVGAASMARLLGVANVPDDRSAGTGRPKGEEMVADEVRYAYRDGHDVLHGVSLRVAPGERLAMVGPSGAGKSTLGRLLAGIHGPRTGAVTVGDVPLVELPLDELRGHVALVTQEHHVFRGTLRENVLIGRPDAGDSEVKESLAAVDAWEWAEALPDGLETVVGSGGVALSPAQAQQIALARLVLADPHTLVLDEATSLLDPRAARHLERSLAAVLHGRTVIAIAHRLYTAHDADRVAVIEDGRISELGSHDELVAAAGPYAALWQTWHGTPHNP
- the mshB gene encoding N-acetyl-1-D-myo-inositol-2-amino-2-deoxy-alpha-D-glucopyranoside deacetylase encodes the protein MTDRRLLFVHAHPDDESSGTGATMAKYAAEGAQVTLVTCTLGEEGEIVVPDLAHLAADREDRLGEHRIGELEAACKALGVVDHRFLGGPGRWRDSGMMDTPSNENPRCLWRADLDEAAGELVKIIREVRPQVLVTYDENGFYGHPDHIQAYRVSWRAFELAADPSFGEGEPWKIAKFYFTTMPKSSLRHLADVMREAGVEGFPENVEDLPFGAPDQAVTTEIDARPHAPAKLDALRAHRSQVNLDDPWFKIAERRGEDAMGVEYYILAAGERGPGAGRGVPAEAGGIGEPYDREDDLFAGIG
- a CDS encoding questin oxidase family protein, yielding MDHMDHLDEALARLAPTGPEFGGGLSNHGPMVAEALVRLGAPDAVPGWVTGYLPNLAGPPPAGGPVTDPRAALGDMRRLGDWTGHFERLLAEGPWRAVLAEWWPRLVPGLAAGATHGVIRTSHAVRALAEADTPPRRAELAHALAYWAAAYLELPGRPLTAGARTLEEAVAALPVLRLAPTSLISVHLGNLAGLPEFATAVSSLRPPADVPADLVRLSRAFTQVFLTRGRHAPIAFVHAVTAPVAVSSVLPELPPETWRATYDAVWQASAALFSGYAYNGTAEPLPERDPSAPADLAGRAAETGEEHAIKLTEAALRQHAVTGDPVFLHAAERYMDLLGTR
- a CDS encoding DUF6113 family protein, with translation MEEEQVTKAPRRPRVPSAVVDGVAYGLLFLFGVAFGVVSGLEHAWPVAGVFAPVPILLSVVLFVLLYGFGRLMGSRVGAFVPGLGWMFVVMVFSLPRREGDLLIAGNVPGYSYLACGAIAVVAAVLLIPSSGSWLLRERPYGKTRRMNISGEMSA
- a CDS encoding S9 family peptidase, translated to MSESFPRLFARTRRFTLGVPRGFTIAPDGGRVAFLRSRSGTDPVTCLWELDIPSGAERLVVDPAGLGAADEDLPAEERARRERAREQAGGVVAYAADSALASAVFALSGGLYLVELATGAVRALDAPGPVIDPRLSPDGAHVAYVSGGALRVQQIAGGADRALASPEAPGVTYGLAEFIAAEELDRHRGFWWSPDGTALLVERADESPVQRWHIADPANPARPPASVGYPAAGTANAVVSLVILGLDGSRVEVPFDDEYLVTASWGPQGPVIVTMPRDQKAQRVYAVDPATGETHLLRETTDPAWVEVVGGVPARLSDGTLVSVADSEDGRRLVIGDAPVTPPRLQVRDVVGVEGDTVLFRAGAEPTEIHLWSWSAGVLSPLTEEAGVHSGQLAGGTLLIASQTLASPATTVQVRAGARRLSIASVAERPKLEPRVSLLSAGERALRTAVLFPSDHVPGSRRLPVLMDPYGGPHAQRVLAAGRLFLEPQWFADQGFAVIISDGRGTPGRGPAFEREVLHDLATPALDDQVDALKAVAQIYPDDIDTSRVAIKGWSFGGFLAALAVLRRPDVFHAAIAGAPVTDWRLYDTGYTERYLGHPRDLPEVYDRSSLMADAEKLERPLLLIHGLADDNVVAAHTLRLSSALVAAGRPHTVLPLSGVTHMTPQEVVAENLLLLQIDFLRKSLAP
- a CDS encoding MBL fold metallo-hydrolase; translated protein: MSQTIRPETTPATPPRERTWPSSFKDRLTCPLPDFREVISVAWYGGFHADAGDADQIPVLRAGLPPVGPRDAGVTWVGHATYVLRIGGLTVLTDPVWSRKIPGVRNRLTPPGVAWSDLPPVDAVVISHNHYDHLDAPTLRRLPRHTPMFVPANLGGWFTKKGFTNVTELDWWESARIGDVSFDFVPAHHWSRRSLFDTCKTLWGGWVLTSGDHRIYFAGDTAYGDRFKLIGARYPGIDLALMPVGAYEPRWFMHVSHVDPAEAVQACEDVGARRMATMHWGTFVLSGEPVMAPVQEARAAWTASGRDRADLWDLAVGETRVLTA